One region of Gigantopelta aegis isolate Gae_Host chromosome 7, Gae_host_genome, whole genome shotgun sequence genomic DNA includes:
- the LOC121378141 gene encoding uncharacterized protein LOC121378141, which translates to MKLAIVFLLFALVVVQDVDAWRGRRFFRRIKNAVKRVVATVTRWVKVWNTAKKVWEYVKVSGKRDVNSLDLNGDGHVDIDELSKMVDEREARDLIESMSDSSDRVPVQEFERYIRELNELTEEDIHRQFEQ; encoded by the exons ATGAAGCTAGctattgtttttcttctctttgcTCTGGTCGTTGTTCAAGACGTTGACGCATGGCGAGGTCGTCGGTTCTTCAGAAGAATTAAGAACGCGGTTAAAAGAGTTGTTGCCACGGTGACGAGATGGGTGAAAG TTTGGAATACAGCAAAGAAAGTCTGGGAATATGTCAAGGTATCTGGGAAACGTGACGTCAACAGTCTCGACCTGAACGGTGATGGTCACGTGGACATAGACGAACTCAGCAAAATGGTTGATGAGCGAGAAGCACGAGACCTTATAGAATCAATGTCTGATTCTT ctGACCGTGTGCCAGTACAGGAGTTTGAGCGGTATATCCGTGAACTCAATGAAC tgACCGAAGAAGACATACATAGGCAATTCGAACAGTGA